A single genomic interval of uncultured Desulfobulbus sp. harbors:
- a CDS encoding peptidylprolyl isomerase — MTRLLSLLLLSVLLFCSGQPAYSIDAKSKNNETEAKIAMKDGLYAKIATAKGDILLKLYSTKTPLTVINFVGLAEGTLQLGGATQPLGRPFYDGLTFHRVIANFMIQGGCPLGTGTGGPGYTFPDEIDPSLRHDSPGILSMANAGPGTNGSQFFITHVPTPHLDGKHTVFGKVVDGQDVVDKIDRGDVIKSVTIIRVGKEAEAFKTDQAAFDAALASIKEREAKVFQEQKEKIEKLIKEQWPKAIETKSGLFYQVEEKGEGEPPASGTVISAHYTGRLLVGNRKFDSSYDRGEPISFPVGTGRVIRGWDEALSQMTKGEKRTLIIPPDLAYGERGAGGVIPPNAWLVFDVELVGF; from the coding sequence ATGACCAGGCTGCTTTCGTTACTGCTCCTGTCCGTGCTCCTCTTTTGTTCCGGACAACCAGCGTATAGTATCGATGCCAAATCAAAAAATAACGAAACCGAGGCCAAAATCGCTATGAAAGACGGACTTTATGCCAAGATCGCCACCGCCAAGGGCGATATCCTGCTCAAGCTCTATTCCACCAAAACGCCGCTCACCGTGATCAACTTCGTGGGCCTGGCCGAGGGCACCCTCCAACTGGGGGGAGCAACCCAGCCCCTGGGCCGCCCCTTTTACGATGGCCTGACCTTTCACCGCGTGATCGCCAACTTCATGATCCAGGGTGGTTGCCCGCTGGGCACTGGCACCGGTGGCCCCGGCTACACCTTTCCTGACGAGATCGATCCCAGCCTGCGCCACGACAGCCCCGGGATCCTCTCCATGGCCAATGCCGGCCCCGGCACCAACGGCAGCCAGTTCTTCATCACCCATGTGCCCACCCCGCACCTGGACGGCAAGCACACGGTGTTCGGCAAGGTCGTTGACGGCCAGGACGTGGTCGACAAGATCGACCGCGGCGATGTCATCAAATCGGTGACCATCATTCGCGTCGGCAAAGAGGCCGAGGCCTTCAAAACCGACCAGGCAGCCTTTGATGCGGCGCTGGCCTCCATCAAGGAACGGGAGGCCAAGGTCTTTCAGGAGCAGAAGGAAAAGATCGAAAAGCTCATCAAGGAACAGTGGCCCAAGGCCATTGAAACCAAGTCCGGCCTCTTCTACCAGGTGGAGGAGAAGGGTGAAGGCGAGCCGCCTGCTTCCGGGACAGTGATCAGCGCCCACTACACCGGTCGCCTCCTGGTGGGCAACCGTAAATTCGACAGTTCCTATGACCGCGGCGAACCCATCTCATTTCCGGTGGGCACCGGTCGCGTCATTCGCGGTTGGGACGAGGCCCTGAGCCAGATGACCAAGGGCGAGAAACGCACCCTGATCATCCCGCCGGACCTGGCCTACGGTGAGCGCGGAGCCGGCGGCGTTATTCCGCCCAATGCCTGGCTGGTCTTTGACGTGGAACTGGTCGGTTTCTAA
- the grpE gene encoding nucleotide exchange factor GrpE: MIDETNKQDPVGDQQSTETPEDLGDVETITEEETAETCESEALQEKLAATQDQLMRVAAEFENYKKRMERERSKLLKYAGENILRDLLPTIDNLDRAVEQGSADAEDTAKKLESMLQGIELTRKGLAATLERYGVEALDAIGLSFNPDEHDALTMESSDEIPANHVLREFAKGYRFKDRVLRHAQVVVSSGPGKAA, translated from the coding sequence GTGATAGACGAGACAAACAAACAGGATCCTGTCGGTGATCAGCAGTCAACAGAGACCCCCGAAGACCTGGGCGATGTGGAGACTATTACAGAGGAGGAGACCGCTGAGACTTGTGAGTCCGAGGCCTTGCAGGAAAAGCTGGCTGCCACTCAAGACCAGTTGATGCGCGTCGCTGCCGAATTCGAAAATTATAAAAAACGAATGGAGCGCGAGCGAAGCAAGCTGCTTAAATACGCCGGCGAAAATATTCTCCGCGATCTGCTGCCCACGATCGACAACCTCGATCGGGCCGTTGAGCAGGGCAGTGCGGATGCCGAGGACACCGCCAAAAAACTTGAATCCATGCTGCAAGGCATCGAGCTGACGAGAAAGGGACTGGCGGCCACCCTGGAGCGGTACGGCGTGGAAGCGCTGGACGCCATTGGCTTGAGCTTCAATCCCGACGAGCACGATGCCCTGACCATGGAATCCAGCGACGAGATTCCGGCCAACCATGTGCTGCGTGAGTTTGCCAAGGGGTACCGGTTCAAGGATCGCGTCCTGCGCCATGCCCAGGTGGTCGTTTCCAGTGGTCCGGGAAAAGCGGCTTGA
- the carA gene encoding glutamine-hydrolyzing carbamoyl-phosphate synthase small subunit, with protein sequence MKALIGLEDGTVMTARSFTGPGEAVGEIVFNTSMSGYQEVLTDPSYTGQLVTMTYPLIGNYGVNPEDMESAGVHPRAFLVREYQDRPSNHRATGNLADFLKQYGVLGVEGFDTRMLTRKIRTTGAMKALITTEDLDPESVVRRAREWSGLVGRDMVERVASPTMYRWEGAPVNGTGFPQTADGRFKVVAYDFGIKYNQLRLLTQKGCRVLVVPATTSAQEVLALSPDGVFLSNGPGDPAGVKGVVENIQHLLGKLPIFGICLGHQMLGLAYGGTTYKLKFGHRGGNQPVKDLLTGKVEITSQNHGFCVDPKSLPESVEVTHINLNDGSLEGMRHKEYPAFSVQYHPEYAPGPHDAEYLFDRFIQLMEQAS encoded by the coding sequence ATGAAAGCGTTAATCGGACTTGAAGACGGCACGGTAATGACCGCGCGTTCCTTTACCGGCCCCGGTGAGGCGGTGGGGGAAATAGTGTTCAACACCAGCATGAGCGGGTATCAGGAGGTCCTGACCGATCCTTCCTATACCGGCCAGTTGGTCACCATGACCTATCCGCTCATTGGCAACTACGGTGTCAACCCGGAGGACATGGAATCAGCCGGGGTGCATCCCCGCGCTTTTCTTGTTCGTGAATATCAGGATCGGCCGAGCAATCACCGCGCAACCGGCAACCTGGCTGATTTTCTCAAGCAGTACGGTGTGTTGGGTGTTGAGGGCTTTGATACCCGCATGCTCACCCGCAAGATCAGGACCACCGGCGCGATGAAGGCGCTGATTACCACCGAGGATCTTGACCCGGAATCGGTGGTCCGACGGGCCCGGGAATGGTCGGGTCTGGTTGGACGCGACATGGTGGAGCGGGTTGCCAGCCCGACCATGTATCGCTGGGAAGGCGCACCGGTCAACGGCACGGGATTTCCGCAGACAGCCGACGGTCGGTTTAAGGTCGTTGCCTATGATTTCGGTATCAAATACAATCAGTTGCGCCTGTTGACGCAAAAGGGATGCCGCGTGCTGGTCGTGCCGGCGACCACCTCCGCCCAAGAGGTCTTGGCGCTTTCGCCGGATGGTGTCTTCCTGTCCAACGGCCCCGGCGATCCCGCCGGCGTCAAGGGGGTGGTCGAAAACATCCAGCACCTGCTCGGCAAACTGCCCATCTTCGGTATCTGCCTTGGCCACCAGATGCTTGGTCTGGCCTACGGTGGCACGACCTACAAACTCAAATTCGGCCATCGCGGCGGCAACCAGCCGGTCAAGGATCTGCTCACCGGCAAGGTGGAGATCACCTCGCAGAACCATGGTTTCTGCGTTGACCCCAAAAGCCTGCCTGAGAGCGTCGAGGTGACCCATATCAATCTCAACGACGGTAGCCTCGAGGGGATGCGGCACAAAGAGTACCCGGCCTTTTCGGTTCAGTACCATCCCGAGTATGCCCCAGGCCCGCACGATGCGGAATATCTCTTTGACCGGTTCATTCAACTGATGGAGCAGGCGAGCTGA
- a CDS encoding 3-deoxy-D-manno-octulosonic acid transferase: MLYLLYSTLGYALYAFLVLLLPVAGIFGRRYAYGLGQRLGRYDPEIKPDGSRPLLWIHASSVGEVQAALILINALLGADKSVQLVLSSTTEQGQKMAAARLGANIPCVLAPLDFPPAVRRTLYFFRPTLYIGLETELWPVMLTALGRTNVPKLLLNGRISERSVKRYRHLFDFFAPLIRGFQTLCVIGSDDRTRFLALGAQADKVEVCGNLKYDMPAEQGEAKRRQLRRRLGVTGDQSVFLCGSTHEGEEALLAPLVQTLQEQWPLIWVVAPRHLERIPAVITLLQQRGFAYHLYSELSQTIRSHEVVLVDTIGDLADLYCAADFIFCGGSLVDRGGHNIMEAARWGRPVYYGPHVKDHKDAATLLRDSGGGFQVADIQALLTLMRDHHSHPEAYMLACQRAAETAASQRGAVARQMAIVLQALESRPDDHAERG; the protein is encoded by the coding sequence TTGCTCTATCTGCTCTACAGTACCCTGGGATATGCGCTCTATGCGTTCCTGGTACTGTTGTTGCCAGTGGCCGGGATTTTCGGCCGTCGATACGCCTATGGCTTGGGTCAACGACTCGGGCGCTATGACCCAGAGATCAAGCCGGATGGATCGCGCCCTCTCCTCTGGATTCACGCCTCCTCTGTCGGTGAGGTTCAGGCCGCACTCATCCTGATCAACGCCTTGCTGGGCGCGGACAAATCCGTACAGCTCGTTCTCTCTTCGACCACGGAGCAGGGGCAGAAAATGGCTGCCGCCCGATTGGGAGCAAACATTCCCTGTGTGCTCGCACCCCTTGATTTTCCGCCGGCAGTTCGACGGACCCTTTATTTTTTTAGGCCGACATTGTACATCGGCCTCGAGACCGAGTTGTGGCCGGTGATGTTGACGGCCCTTGGGCGCACCAATGTCCCGAAACTGCTCTTGAATGGGCGGATTTCGGAGCGATCGGTCAAGAGATACCGTCACCTTTTCGATTTTTTCGCACCTCTCATTCGCGGGTTTCAGACCCTGTGTGTCATCGGCTCCGATGATCGGACACGGTTTCTCGCACTTGGTGCGCAAGCGGACAAGGTTGAGGTCTGCGGCAACCTCAAATACGACATGCCTGCCGAGCAGGGGGAGGCCAAACGACGGCAACTGCGTCGAAGGCTTGGTGTTACCGGCGATCAGTCTGTTTTTCTCTGTGGCTCCACCCACGAAGGAGAGGAGGCCTTGCTCGCTCCGCTGGTGCAGACCCTGCAGGAGCAGTGGCCGCTGATCTGGGTGGTCGCCCCCCGGCACTTGGAACGAATACCGGCGGTGATCACTCTTCTTCAACAGCGGGGCTTTGCCTACCACCTCTATTCAGAACTCTCGCAGACCATCCGCAGCCATGAGGTGGTCCTGGTCGATACCATCGGAGATCTTGCGGATCTCTACTGCGCAGCGGATTTTATTTTCTGCGGAGGCAGCCTGGTGGATCGCGGCGGACATAATATAATGGAGGCAGCTCGTTGGGGACGACCGGTCTATTACGGCCCTCACGTGAAAGATCATAAAGATGCCGCCACGTTGCTCCGGGACAGCGGCGGTGGATTCCAGGTGGCTGACATCCAGGCGCTGCTCACGCTCATGCGTGACCACCATTCCCATCCCGAAGCCTACATGCTTGCCTGTCAGCGGGCAGCAGAGACTGCGGCCAGTCAACGCGGTGCGGTTGCGCGCCAGATGGCGATTGTGCTGCAGGCTTTGGAGAGTAGGCCTGACGACCACGCTGAAAGAGGTTGA
- a CDS encoding pyridoxal phosphate-dependent aminotransferase yields MRTDILHVGAGELNYEIRNIVNVGEKLQSLGVQVNWENIGDPIAKGEPVPDWMKEIVAEAVFENASYGYSPTKGLLETRRFVAQCTNSRGGVQIDAEDVIFFNGLGDAISKVYGLLKPTARVLVPTPSYTTHSSAEAAHAGTQPVTYILDPNHLWYPDLEDIENHIKYNPAVAGILLLNPDNPTGAVYPADVMRALVEICEKNELFIICDEIYQNMTYNGTASAPLCTVIGDKVPAICMRGISKEMPWPGARCGWIEVYNRHRDPMFATYVQSILNAKMLEVCSTTLPQMVLPRIKSHPLYLEHLKSRIKRYERFSNLAYDILKNVKGLLVNRANGAFYMSAVFEEWVLNHKQSLPIENSEVRETIERLVSGPNIQPDKRFVYYLLASTGICVVPLSSFATDLQGFRVTLLEKEEEEFVQIFNTIADSITRYVNSSQGCGHCC; encoded by the coding sequence ATGCGTACGGATATTTTACACGTCGGCGCGGGTGAGCTGAATTACGAGATCCGCAATATCGTCAATGTCGGTGAAAAGCTGCAGAGTCTGGGCGTTCAGGTCAACTGGGAGAACATCGGTGACCCCATTGCCAAGGGCGAGCCGGTTCCGGATTGGATGAAGGAGATCGTCGCCGAGGCGGTCTTCGAAAATGCGAGCTACGGCTACAGTCCGACCAAGGGCTTACTGGAGACCCGCAGATTTGTTGCCCAGTGCACCAACAGCCGTGGCGGCGTGCAGATCGATGCCGAGGACGTCATCTTCTTCAACGGCCTGGGCGATGCCATCTCCAAGGTGTATGGCCTGCTCAAACCCACAGCCCGCGTGCTGGTGCCCACCCCCAGCTACACCACCCACAGTTCCGCCGAAGCGGCCCATGCCGGAACCCAGCCGGTCACCTATATCCTCGACCCCAACCACCTCTGGTATCCGGATCTGGAGGATATCGAGAACCATATCAAGTACAACCCAGCCGTTGCCGGCATTCTCCTGCTCAACCCGGACAACCCCACCGGTGCAGTCTATCCGGCGGACGTGATGCGGGCGCTCGTCGAGATCTGCGAGAAAAACGAACTGTTCATCATCTGCGACGAAATTTACCAGAACATGACCTACAACGGCACCGCCTCCGCACCCCTGTGCACGGTGATCGGCGACAAGGTGCCCGCGATCTGCATGCGGGGTATTTCCAAGGAGATGCCCTGGCCGGGGGCTCGTTGCGGCTGGATCGAGGTCTACAACCGGCATCGGGATCCGATGTTCGCCACCTACGTGCAGTCCATTCTCAACGCCAAGATGCTCGAGGTCTGTTCCACCACCCTGCCGCAGATGGTTCTGCCCCGGATCAAATCGCATCCGCTCTATCTCGAGCATCTCAAGAGCCGCATCAAACGCTACGAGCGATTTTCCAATCTGGCCTACGATATTCTCAAAAACGTCAAAGGACTGCTGGTCAATCGAGCCAACGGCGCCTTCTACATGAGTGCGGTGTTTGAAGAGTGGGTGCTCAACCATAAGCAAAGCCTGCCGATCGAGAACAGCGAGGTGCGGGAAACCATCGAGCGGCTTGTTTCCGGACCCAATATTCAGCCAGACAAGCGTTTCGTCTATTATCTGCTGGCCTCCACCGGCATCTGCGTGGTGCCGCTGTCTTCCTTTGCCACCGATCTCCAGGGATTCCGGGTCACGCTCCTTGAAAAAGAGGAGGAGGAGTTCGTGCAGATTTTTAACACCATCGCCGACAGTATCACCCGCTATGTCAACTCGTCCCAGGGCTGCGGCCACTGCTGTTGA
- the trpS gene encoding tryptophan--tRNA ligase has product MKRTLSGIQPSGKLHIGNYFGMMQPMLQQMDNSELYVFIVDLHALTSVQDRERLSKGTLEAAADFLALGLDPEKCIFWVQSDVPEVCELSWLLSTLTPMGLLERCHAYKDKVAKNIPASHGLFAYPVLMAADILLYQSEVVPVGKDQKQHVEVARDIAQRFNNTFGETFVLPEPLISESTAIVPGLDGQKMSKSYDNTIPIFLEEKPLRKRIMAIQTDATPVEEPKDPDTCNLYALLKLFASQEKMAEVHDLYVNGGAAYGYLKQDLFELINDHFSAARTKKKELLDNSDYLRQVLRQGAEKARAKASMTMDMVRERMGLKY; this is encoded by the coding sequence ATGAAACGAACACTTTCAGGAATACAACCTTCAGGAAAACTCCATATTGGGAACTACTTTGGCATGATGCAGCCCATGCTGCAGCAGATGGACAACTCGGAACTCTATGTGTTCATCGTCGACCTCCATGCCCTGACCTCGGTCCAGGACCGTGAGCGCTTGAGCAAGGGCACTCTGGAGGCCGCAGCCGACTTTCTCGCCCTGGGCCTCGATCCCGAAAAGTGCATCTTCTGGGTGCAGTCCGATGTCCCCGAAGTGTGCGAGCTTTCCTGGCTGCTGTCGACCCTGACCCCCATGGGCCTGCTTGAGCGCTGCCACGCCTACAAGGACAAGGTGGCGAAAAACATTCCGGCCAGTCACGGCCTTTTTGCCTATCCGGTGTTGATGGCCGCCGATATTCTCCTCTATCAGTCCGAGGTGGTTCCGGTGGGCAAGGATCAGAAACAGCACGTCGAGGTGGCGCGCGATATTGCCCAACGGTTCAATAACACCTTTGGCGAGACCTTTGTCCTTCCGGAGCCGTTGATCAGCGAGTCCACCGCCATTGTGCCGGGATTGGACGGGCAAAAGATGTCCAAATCCTATGACAACACCATTCCGATTTTTCTTGAGGAGAAACCCCTGCGCAAGCGGATCATGGCCATTCAGACCGATGCGACCCCGGTGGAGGAGCCCAAGGATCCGGATACCTGCAATCTCTACGCGCTGTTGAAACTGTTCGCTTCACAAGAGAAAATGGCTGAGGTGCATGATCTCTATGTCAACGGTGGTGCTGCCTATGGCTACCTCAAGCAGGATCTGTTCGAGTTGATCAACGATCATTTTTCCGCTGCCAGGACAAAAAAGAAGGAGTTGCTCGATAATTCGGACTATCTGCGTCAGGTGTTGCGGCAGGGGGCGGAGAAGGCACGGGCCAAGGCGAGTATGACCATGGATATGGTGCGGGAGCGAATGGGCTTGAAGTACTGA
- the dnaK gene encoding molecular chaperone DnaK has product MGKIIGIDLGTTNSCVAIMEGGDPKVIENTEGNRTTPSIVAFSDSGERLVGQIAKRQAVTNPTRTLFAIKRLIGRKFTDPEVTKSIGVSPFAIVEGPGGDAVVEVDGKTYTAAEISAMILGKMKQTAEEYLGESVTDAVVTVPAYFNDAQRQATKDAGKIAGLNVQRIINEPTAASLAYGLDKKGEEKIAVFDLGGGTFDVSILEIGDGVFEVKSTNGDTFLGGEDFDMRIVNWLADEFKRDQGVDLRNDKMALQRLKEEAEKAKKELSSAMETDINLPFITADASGPKHLNVKLSRAKLEALVEDLIDRCEGPCRTALKDAGLNASEIDEVILVGGMTRMPKVQEKVKAIFGKDPHKGVNPDEVVAIGAAIQGGVLKGDVKDVLLLDVTPLSLGIETLGGVMTKLIEKNTTVPTKKSQVFSTAADSQPAVSIHVLQGEREMAANNKTIGRFELADIPPAPRGVPQIEVTFDLDANGILHVSAKDLGTGKEQSIRITASSGLSEEEIERMKKDAELHAEEDKKRKELVEAKNNADSMIHMTTKTLTELGDKVDAETKANVEREIENLKKVMEGEDAAAIKAATDALTQASHKLAELMYAQAKAQGAAPGDGGPTGGAAGGQAKKGGKDDDDVVDADFEEVK; this is encoded by the coding sequence ATGGGTAAGATTATTGGAATTGACTTAGGCACCACCAACTCGTGTGTGGCCATTATGGAGGGTGGTGACCCGAAGGTTATCGAAAATACCGAAGGGAACCGGACCACTCCGTCCATCGTCGCGTTTTCCGACAGCGGCGAGCGTCTGGTCGGACAGATTGCCAAGCGTCAGGCGGTGACCAACCCCACCCGCACACTGTTCGCCATCAAGCGGTTGATCGGCCGCAAGTTCACTGACCCCGAGGTCACAAAATCGATCGGTGTCAGCCCCTTTGCCATTGTTGAAGGCCCCGGAGGCGATGCAGTGGTCGAAGTTGACGGCAAGACCTACACCGCAGCGGAAATTTCCGCCATGATCCTTGGCAAGATGAAACAGACCGCCGAGGAATATTTGGGCGAGTCGGTCACCGACGCCGTTGTCACCGTACCGGCCTACTTCAACGATGCCCAGCGTCAGGCCACCAAGGATGCGGGCAAGATTGCCGGCCTCAATGTCCAGCGTATCATCAACGAGCCCACCGCCGCCTCCCTGGCCTACGGCCTTGACAAAAAAGGTGAGGAAAAAATCGCGGTCTTCGACCTCGGCGGCGGTACCTTCGACGTTTCCATCCTCGAGATCGGCGACGGCGTCTTCGAGGTAAAATCGACCAACGGCGATACCTTCCTTGGCGGCGAGGACTTTGACATGCGCATCGTCAACTGGCTCGCCGACGAGTTCAAGCGCGACCAGGGCGTTGATCTGCGCAACGACAAGATGGCCCTGCAGCGGCTGAAGGAAGAGGCGGAAAAGGCCAAGAAAGAGCTGTCCTCGGCTATGGAGACCGACATCAACCTGCCGTTCATCACCGCAGATGCCTCCGGTCCCAAACATCTCAACGTGAAACTCAGTCGGGCGAAATTGGAGGCCCTGGTTGAGGACCTGATCGATCGCTGCGAGGGACCCTGCCGTACCGCGCTCAAGGATGCAGGCCTAAACGCCTCCGAGATCGACGAGGTTATCCTGGTCGGCGGTATGACTCGTATGCCCAAGGTGCAGGAGAAGGTCAAGGCCATCTTTGGCAAGGATCCGCACAAGGGCGTGAATCCGGACGAGGTCGTGGCCATCGGTGCCGCGATCCAGGGTGGTGTCCTCAAAGGCGACGTGAAGGACGTCCTCCTCCTCGATGTCACCCCGCTCTCCCTGGGAATCGAGACCCTGGGCGGAGTTATGACCAAGCTGATCGAGAAGAACACCACCGTTCCGACTAAGAAGAGCCAGGTCTTCTCCACCGCAGCCGACAGCCAGCCGGCGGTCTCCATCCACGTCCTTCAGGGGGAGCGTGAGATGGCCGCAAACAACAAGACCATCGGTCGCTTCGAATTAGCCGACATCCCGCCGGCACCACGCGGCGTTCCGCAGATCGAGGTCACCTTTGACCTGGATGCCAACGGTATTCTTCATGTGTCGGCCAAGGATCTGGGGACCGGCAAAGAGCAGTCGATCCGCATCACCGCCTCCTCCGGTTTGTCCGAGGAAGAGATCGAGCGGATGAAAAAGGATGCCGAGCTCCATGCCGAGGAAGACAAGAAACGTAAAGAGCTGGTCGAGGCCAAGAACAATGCCGACTCCATGATCCACATGACCACCAAGACCCTGACCGAACTCGGCGACAAGGTGGATGCCGAGACCAAGGCCAACGTCGAGCGTGAGATCGAGAATCTGAAAAAGGTCATGGAAGGTGAGGACGCAGCAGCGATCAAGGCCGCAACCGATGCCCTGACCCAGGCTTCCCATAAACTGGCCGAGTTGATGTATGCCCAGGCCAAGGCGCAGGGAGCAGCACCTGGTGATGGAGGCCCGACCGGCGGTGCTGCCGGCGGCCAGGCCAAGAAAGGCGGCAAGGACGACGATGACGTTGTCGACGCCGATTTCGAAGAAGTCAAATAA